From the Selenomonas sp. oral taxon 920 genome, the window CTGAAGGAGCCGTTCGTCGAGCTCGTGAAGGGCTCGCTCAATACGTTTCTCAACGCGATGACGTTCCCCGACAAGACGATGTATCCCGTCGCGAGCCGCAACGCACGAGACTTCCAGAACCTCATGGATGTCTATCTCGATGCGGTGTTCTACCCCGCGATGCGCACGAATCCGCAGGTGCTCATGCAGGAGGGCTGGCACTACGAACTCGAGGATGTCGATGCTCCTCTGCGTTACAGCGGCGTGGTCTACAATGAGATGAAGGGGGCACTCTCCGCGCCCGACGATCTGCTCGGCAGCCGCATCATGGCAGCACTCTATCCCGATACGACGTACGGCTGTGAGTCGGGCGGCGATCCCGAGGCGATCCCCACGCTCACGCAGGAGATGTTTCTCGATTTCCATGCACGTTATTATCATCCCTCGAACAGCTATATTTATCTCTACGGGGATATGGACATCGAGGAGAAGCTCGCCTACCTTGACCGTGCTTACCTCTCGCATTTCGAGCGGATTCCAGTGCCCTCGCGCATCGACCGTCAACAGGCGTTCGCAGGACGCATCGAAAAGACGCATTTCTATCCCATTGGGGCGGAGGAGCCGCTCGAGGAGAACAGCTTCCTCTCTCTGAACTGGGTGATCGGCGATACGTCTGACCGCAAACGTGTGATGGCACTTCAGATCCTCGATCATGCGCTGCTGAGGATGCAGGGAGCACCGCTGCGGCAGGCCCTCATCGATGCGGGACTTGGGCGTGACGTGGACTCGAACTACGAGAGTGATATCCTGCAGCCGCTCTTCAGCATCATTGTAAGCAAGTCGGAGACGTCACGTGCGGATGAGTTCGTCCGCATCGTCAATGAGACCCTGCGGAAACTTGCAGATGGTCAGCTCGATCACACGCTCGTGCAGGCATCGCTCAATACGCTTGAGTTCCGCCTGCGCGAGTCGGACTTTGGCTCCTCGCCGAAGGGGCTGATCTACGGTATCCGCATGATGAAGACGTGGCTCTACGATGGCGCACCTGCCGATTATCTGCGCTATGAGGATGTGCTTGCGGAGCTGAAGGATGGTCTGGAAAAGGGCTACTTCGAGCAGGTGATTCGGGAATCCTTCATCGAGAATCCGCATGAGGCTTTCGTGACGCTCGTGCCAAGCCGTACACTCGGGCAGGAGCGTGAGGCGGCACAGGCGGCGATCCTCGCTGAGAAAAAGGCGGCGATGAGCACCGATGAGATTGCGAAGGTGATGGATTCCTGCGCGGCACTCAAGGCGGCGCAGGAGGAGGCGGATTCGGAGGAGGCACTCGCGTCGATTCCAATCCTCACACGCTCCGACATCCGCGCCGAGGCGGAGCATCTGCCGCTCGAAATTCGCGATCTCGAAGGTTCGCAGATCCTTTATTCTGACATTGAGACGAACGGCATTGTCTATCTGAATTTCTACTTTCCGATGGCGGCGGTCGCGCAGGAGGATCTGCCCTATGCGTATCTTCTCGCCGAGATGTTCGGTGCGGTCGATACCGCGCGGCACAGCTATGCGGAGCTCGCGATGCTGCGCAGTCTCTACACGGGCGGCTTCGGCGCGGACATCGTTGCCTATACGCGTGCGGGTGAACCGGACTCGCTCGCGCCGCGCTTCAAGCTGCGTGCGAAGGTGCTGCGTGAGAATCTGCCGCGTCTCTTTGAGCTCCTCGCGGAGATCATGACGGAGAGTGATTTTTCGGGCGGAAAGCGTGTGCGGGAACTGATCGACGAGGAAAAGACGGGCATGGAGCTGTCACTGCAGCGTGCGGCAAATCAGGTTGTTGCGTCGCGCATCGCCGCCGATCTCATGCCCTCGGGTTGCTATGCCGAAGTGGGCGGGCTGCCGTTCCACGACTTCCTCCGCACGTTCAAGGATGATTTCACGGCGCGTCATACAGAGATGCAGGCGGCATTCGCACGGATTCTGCCGCAGATTTTCAATGCAAACGATCTGATGGTGAGCGTTACCGCACCTGCGGCGGACTACGCGGAGATTGCGGCAGGGCTGGTGTCGTTCCAAGAGAAACTGTCGTCCGAGGTATTCCCCGCAGCGCCGTATACGTGGGAGATTGCGCCGAAAAACGAGGGGCTGATGACACAGAGCCGTGTGCAGTATGTGGCGAAGGGCGCAAACTTTATCAAGCTGGGGTACGAATATACGGGGGTTCTGCGCGTGCTTGAGACGCTGCTGCGCTATGATTACTTCTGGACGCGGATTCGTGTGCAGGGGGGAGCGTACGGTGCGATGACGCAGTTCAACCGCAACGGCTTCATGATCTTTTCCTCTTATCGCGACCCGAACCTCGCAGAGACGTTCGACGTGCTCGATGAGACGGCGGACTATGTACGTTCGTTCAATGTGTCCGACCGCGAGATGGACAAGTTCATCATCGGGACGATGAGCAGCGTGGATGCGCCGCTTACGCCGCAGATGAAGGGCGATATTGCGGCGACGTTCCATCTGCGCGGCATCACATGGGAGGATCGCCAGCGTGCACGTGAGGAGATTCTCACGGCACGGCAGGAGGATGTGCGTGCACTTGCGCCGCTCGTTGAGGCGGCGATGCGTGAAAATGTCCGCTGCGTGCTCGGCGGTGAGGAGAAGATCCGCGCGAATGCTGCGCTCTTCGATGATATTCGTCCTGCGCTGCGGACGTGAATATTCTATAAAATTTTTGACTTTTCATGTCGTGCGTGGGATAATAGCAGAAGATAAATTGAAGGGGGAACCTGCCATGAAAAAGACAATTTTCCGTGGTGCCGGCGTTGCCATCATTACGCCGTTTACGGAGACGGGCGTGAACTATCCCGAACTCGGGCGCATTATCGAGGATCAGATCGCAGGCGGCACGGATGCGATCATCATCACGGGTACGACAGGTGAGTCTGCGACGATGACGGACGCGGAGCATCGCGAGGCGATTCGGTTTGCGGTGGAGAAGGTGGCGGGGCGCATTCCTGTTGTGGCAGGCACGGGCTCGAATGAGACCTCCTATGCGATCGAGCTTTCGAAGTACGCGGAGCAGGTTGGTGCGGATGCGCTTCTGCTTGTGACCCCGTACTACAATAAGTGTACGCAGAACGGACTCATTGCCCACTATACAAAGATCGCAGACAGCGTGAATATCCCCGCGATCCTCTATACGGTGCCCTCACGCACGGGCGTGAGCATCAAGACAGAGACTTATGCCGCGCTTTCCAAGCACCCACGCATTGTCGCGGTGAAGGAAGCGAGCGGCGATCTATCGGCGATCCTGCGTCTGCGCGCGGCGGTCGGTGATGAGCTCGCGGTCTACTCCGGCAACGACGATCAGATTGTGCCCATCCTCTCGCTCGGCGGTGCAGGCGTCATCTCCGTGCTTTCGAATGTTGCTCCAAAGGTGACGCACGACATCTGTCAGAACTATTTCGACGGGAACGTTGCGGAGGCGGCACGCCTCCAGATTGCATATGCCGATCTCATCGACGCGCTCTTCTGCGAGGTCAACCCCATCCCTGTCAAGACGGCAATGCGCCGCCTTGGCTACGATGCGGGACCGCTGCGCATGCCGCTCTCGGAGATGGAACCCGCGCACGCGGCACAGCTCGACGCGGCTCTGCGCGCACACGGCCTATTGAAATGAGTTCATAGGACGCTCTCCTCTTGTGTGGGACTGCCCTTCACGATGGGGGAGCGTTTTCCATTGCGGTACGGTGTCGGTGAAGAGGAATGAATCGGATTGAGGAGCGCCTTGCGCGGCAGAATGTGATCGTGCTCGACGGTGCACTTGCGACGGAGCTCGAGGCGCGCGGATTTTCTGTGAACGATGCGCTCTGGTCGGCAAAGGCGATCTTTGAGCGTCCCGACCTTGTACGTTCGGTACATCTCGACTATCTGCGCGCGGGTGCGGATGTCGTGACGAGCGCAAGCTATCAGGCGACGGTTGCAGGTTTCATGAAGCGGGGCTTCTCCGAAGAGGAGGCGGCTGCGCTGATAACGAAGTCCGTGCATCTGGCGCAGGAGGCACGGGATCTTTATTTGGCGGAACGTGGCGCAGATGGCGCTGTTCCTCTGGTCGCGGCATCGGTTGGTCCTTACGGGGCATATCTTGCGGACGGCTCGGAGTATCGCGGCGACTATGATATCGATGAGGATGCACTTACGACATTTCATGCGGAGCGACTGGCGCTGCTCGCGGCGGTGCAGCCGGATATCCTTGCCTGTGAGACCCTGCCATGTTTGGTGGAGGCACGTGCAATCGTGCGTGCTCTGCGGGAAAAGAGAGTTGACATTCCCGCATGGTTTTCGTTCTCGTGCCGTGATGGAGCGTACATCAGCGAAGGTACAGAGATTGCTGAATGTGCGCGGTTTCTAGACGGCGTGCCGGAGGCAGCAGCAATCGGGCTGAACTGTACGGCGCCTCAGTATGTCGAGGAACTGATCTGCGCGATTCGGCATGAGACGGCGAAGCCCATCCTCGTCTATCCGAACTCCGGCGAGCACTACGATACGTCGGATCAATCGTGGCATGGTACGGCGGAGGATTTCGGCACGACGGCGCAGCGCTGGTATGCGGCAGGGGCACGCCTCATCGGCGGCTGCTGCAGGACATCGCCGCGCATGATTGCGGAGATTGCCGCGTGGACAAAGAAAATGGAATGAGGTGATGGAAATGGGAGAAGAACGCACGGCGGTCGATTTGCCGCGTGCGGAGCGTGCCATGCGTGATTTTCTCACAGCGGTCGGTGTTGATCTCGCGGCACAGGGGATGGAGGAAACCCCTGCGCGCGCAGCAGCTCTCTATGCGGAACTCTTTGCGGGGCTGCACACGGATACGCGGGATCTCTGGTCGGATGTGCTGACGGAGGAGACAGATGGGCTCATTGCCGTGCGCGCCATTTCATTTCACTCTATTTGTGAACACCATCTGCTCCCATTCTTTGGAACGGCACATATTGTCTATCGCCCACACGCAGGACGCGTGGCGGGCTTTGGCGTATTCACGCGGCTCGTCGAACGCGTGGCGCGCCGCCCTCAACTGCAGGAGCGGCTGACGGCGGACATCGCGCGTGAGATCGAGCATGGGCTCGGAGCGGAAGGGGTACTCGTCATTGTCGATGCGCGGCAGCTCTGCATGACAATGCGCGGTGCACGTGCACACGGCACGCGGACGACCACCTCCGCGTGCCGGGGCATTTTCTGCGCAGATAAAACGATGGAATTACAGGCATGGCAGATGTTAGGAGAATGGGGCAGTGGAGAGAATATACCGCTTCCGTGACGGGAAGGAGCTGACGCTTGGCGGACGGACGCTTGTCATGGGGATTCTGAACGTGACGCCGGACTCGTTCTCGGACGGCGGGAAATGGAATACGCGCGACACGGCACTCCGCCATATGGAGGAGATGGTACAAGACGGAGCGGATATCATCGACCTCGGTGCGGAGTCGAGCCGCCCCGGCTTTGTGCCGATGGGCGCGGCGGAGGAGATGGAGCGTCTTATGCCGTTCCTCGAAACCGTGCTGGCGGAGTGTCCCGTACCTGTTTCCGTGGATACGTTCAAGGCGGAGACGGCACGCGCAGCGCTCTCTGCAGGCGCGCATATGCTGAATGATATCTGGGGGCTCCAATACGCAGAGGAGACGGGCGCAATGGCACGCGTCGCTGCGGAGGCGAATGTACCTGTTGTCGTTATGCATAACCAAAATGGAACGGAATATCAAGAGGATATCCTCGGGAAGATGCGTGTGTTCTTTGAACGCTCCTTTGCGCTTGCCGATGCGGCAGGGCTTTCGCGTGAGAAAATTATCCTCGACCCCGGCATTGGTTTCGGCAAGACGGCGGAGCAGAATATGCATGTCCTGCGGCGCATGGATGAACTCGTCTCGTATGACGGCGTGGAGTATCCTGTTCTTCTCGGGGCGAGCCGCAAGAGCTTTATCGGAGCAGCACTGGGGCTTCCCGTGGAAGAGCGCATGGAGGCGACGGGGGCGGCGTGCGTTCTCGGTATCGAGCGTGGCGCCGCCATTGTGCGCGTGCATGATGTGAAGCCGATTGCGCGCATGTGCCGCATGACGGACGCAATACTGGGGGCATAGTATGGATCGAATCTTTTTGCGCGGGATGCGGTTTATGGCTGCCCACGGTGTGCTCCCCCATGAGCAGAAAGTGCCGCAGCCGTTTGAGGTGGATGTGGAGCTTGGACTTGATCTGCACGCAGCAGGGGAGAGTGACGATCTTGCGGCAACGGTGAACTATGCCGCAGTCTGCGAGAGCGTACGGGATATCATCGAAGGTGCGCCAAAGCGACTGATTGAAGCACTCGCCGAGAAGATTGCGGATGATCTCCTGCGAGGCTTCGATCTGCTGCTTTGGGTATGTGTTACGGTGCATAAGCCCGCTGCACCGATTAACGGCATATTCTCGGATGTCGGCGTGACGATCCTGCGCCGCAGGAAAAATACCGAATGTTGACGGCATACATCGGGCTCGGGGCGAATCTCGGCGATCGTGGAGAGACGATGCGTGCGGCACTGCGGCGGATGGCGGCATGTCCCAATCTGTGCGTGGAGCAGGTGTCATGTTTTTATGAAACACCGCCGTGGGGAAAGACCGATCAGCCGTCGTTTCTCAATGCGGCGGCGTGCATTTCGTTTGACGGAACGCCGCATGAACTGCTCAGGGTGCTGCAGCGGATCGAGCACGATCTCGGCCGCGTGCGCCATGAACACTGGGGGGCACGGACGATTGACCTCGATATTCTGTATGTTGAGGATGTGGTGCTTTCGGATAAGGCGCTGACACTGCCGCATCCTTATCTCACAGCGCGTGCCTTTGTGCTCGTGCCGCTTGCGGAGATTGCGCCTGATTTACTCGTACAAGGGAAGCGTATTGTGCAGTGGCTCGCTGAAGCAGATCGGGACGGCATTGCACGTGCGCCCGAACTCTCCGCGCCGTATCCGCTCGAACTCATCGCTGCCTGTGATGAAGGAGGCGGCATTGGGCGAAACGGCGGTTTGCTCACATACTGTGCCGAGGATATGGCACATTTTCGTCGGACGACGATGGGCGGGATTGTCATTATGGGGCGGCGCACAATGGAGAGCCTGTCCGCACAGCAACCGCTTGCAGGGCGGGAGAATATTGTACTCTCGCGGACATTGGCGCATGCCGAAGGATTTCATATCGTGCGTGATCTTACGCAGATGTGGGCGCTGCTCGGCGTGCTGACGCAGGATGCGCTGCGTACGATCTTCACCATCGGCGGCGCGGCATGCTATCGTCTGTTTCTGCCATATGTCCGACGAGCCTACATAACGCGTCTCACGGGCACCTATGCGGCGGATGTATTTCTGCCGGCGCTCGATGGCTTTACTTTGACAGAGCGTCGGCGCGGAGAAGACTGTATCTTT encodes:
- a CDS encoding insulinase family protein; amino-acid sequence: MKIDDIIHGFRLICSEEIAEADGRGHTFVHEKTGARLFFLETEDDNKVFSISFRTPPVDDTGVAHIVEHSVLCGSRKYPLKEPFVELVKGSLNTFLNAMTFPDKTMYPVASRNARDFQNLMDVYLDAVFYPAMRTNPQVLMQEGWHYELEDVDAPLRYSGVVYNEMKGALSAPDDLLGSRIMAALYPDTTYGCESGGDPEAIPTLTQEMFLDFHARYYHPSNSYIYLYGDMDIEEKLAYLDRAYLSHFERIPVPSRIDRQQAFAGRIEKTHFYPIGAEEPLEENSFLSLNWVIGDTSDRKRVMALQILDHALLRMQGAPLRQALIDAGLGRDVDSNYESDILQPLFSIIVSKSETSRADEFVRIVNETLRKLADGQLDHTLVQASLNTLEFRLRESDFGSSPKGLIYGIRMMKTWLYDGAPADYLRYEDVLAELKDGLEKGYFEQVIRESFIENPHEAFVTLVPSRTLGQEREAAQAAILAEKKAAMSTDEIAKVMDSCAALKAAQEEADSEEALASIPILTRSDIRAEAEHLPLEIRDLEGSQILYSDIETNGIVYLNFYFPMAAVAQEDLPYAYLLAEMFGAVDTARHSYAELAMLRSLYTGGFGADIVAYTRAGEPDSLAPRFKLRAKVLRENLPRLFELLAEIMTESDFSGGKRVRELIDEEKTGMELSLQRAANQVVASRIAADLMPSGCYAEVGGLPFHDFLRTFKDDFTARHTEMQAAFARILPQIFNANDLMVSVTAPAADYAEIAAGLVSFQEKLSSEVFPAAPYTWEIAPKNEGLMTQSRVQYVAKGANFIKLGYEYTGVLRVLETLLRYDYFWTRIRVQGGAYGAMTQFNRNGFMIFSSYRDPNLAETFDVLDETADYVRSFNVSDREMDKFIIGTMSSVDAPLTPQMKGDIAATFHLRGITWEDRQRAREEILTARQEDVRALAPLVEAAMRENVRCVLGGEEKIRANAALFDDIRPALRT
- the dapA gene encoding 4-hydroxy-tetrahydrodipicolinate synthase; translation: MKKTIFRGAGVAIITPFTETGVNYPELGRIIEDQIAGGTDAIIITGTTGESATMTDAEHREAIRFAVEKVAGRIPVVAGTGSNETSYAIELSKYAEQVGADALLLVTPYYNKCTQNGLIAHYTKIADSVNIPAILYTVPSRTGVSIKTETYAALSKHPRIVAVKEASGDLSAILRLRAAVGDELAVYSGNDDQIVPILSLGGAGVISVLSNVAPKVTHDICQNYFDGNVAEAARLQIAYADLIDALFCEVNPIPVKTAMRRLGYDAGPLRMPLSEMEPAHAAQLDAALRAHGLLK
- the mmuM gene encoding homocysteine S-methyltransferase yields the protein MNRIEERLARQNVIVLDGALATELEARGFSVNDALWSAKAIFERPDLVRSVHLDYLRAGADVVTSASYQATVAGFMKRGFSEEEAAALITKSVHLAQEARDLYLAERGADGAVPLVAASVGPYGAYLADGSEYRGDYDIDEDALTTFHAERLALLAAVQPDILACETLPCLVEARAIVRALREKRVDIPAWFSFSCRDGAYISEGTEIAECARFLDGVPEAAAIGLNCTAPQYVEELICAIRHETAKPILVYPNSGEHYDTSDQSWHGTAEDFGTTAQRWYAAGARLIGGCCRTSPRMIAEIAAWTKKME
- the folE gene encoding GTP cyclohydrolase I, translating into MGEERTAVDLPRAERAMRDFLTAVGVDLAAQGMEETPARAAALYAELFAGLHTDTRDLWSDVLTEETDGLIAVRAISFHSICEHHLLPFFGTAHIVYRPHAGRVAGFGVFTRLVERVARRPQLQERLTADIAREIEHGLGAEGVLVIVDARQLCMTMRGARAHGTRTTTSACRGIFCADKTMELQAWQMLGEWGSGENIPLP
- the folP gene encoding dihydropteroate synthase, with translation MERIYRFRDGKELTLGGRTLVMGILNVTPDSFSDGGKWNTRDTALRHMEEMVQDGADIIDLGAESSRPGFVPMGAAEEMERLMPFLETVLAECPVPVSVDTFKAETARAALSAGAHMLNDIWGLQYAEETGAMARVAAEANVPVVVMHNQNGTEYQEDILGKMRVFFERSFALADAAGLSREKIILDPGIGFGKTAEQNMHVLRRMDELVSYDGVEYPVLLGASRKSFIGAALGLPVEERMEATGAACVLGIERGAAIVRVHDVKPIARMCRMTDAILGA
- the folB gene encoding dihydroneopterin aldolase produces the protein MDRIFLRGMRFMAAHGVLPHEQKVPQPFEVDVELGLDLHAAGESDDLAATVNYAAVCESVRDIIEGAPKRLIEALAEKIADDLLRGFDLLLWVCVTVHKPAAPINGIFSDVGVTILRRRKNTEC
- the folK gene encoding 2-amino-4-hydroxy-6-hydroxymethyldihydropteridine diphosphokinase, whose amino-acid sequence is MLTAYIGLGANLGDRGETMRAALRRMAACPNLCVEQVSCFYETPPWGKTDQPSFLNAAACISFDGTPHELLRVLQRIEHDLGRVRHEHWGARTIDLDILYVEDVVLSDKALTLPHPYLTARAFVLVPLAEIAPDLLVQGKRIVQWLAEADRDGIARAPELSAPYPLELIAACDEGGGIGRNGGLLTYCAEDMAHFRRTTMGGIVIMGRRTMESLSAQQPLAGRENIVLSRTLAHAEGFHIVRDLTQMWALLGVLTQDALRTIFTIGGAACYRLFLPYVRRAYITRLTGTYAADVFLPALDGFTLTERRRGEDCIFEIYERV